DNA from Halobaculum sp. XH14:
GCCGTCCGCCCGCGTCGCCACCGACGGCGATCGAACGGAATCGGACGACGGGACCGCCGGCAGCGACGCGCGGCTCACCATCGCGCGCCGGGAACTGGCGTCGCTCCGGAGCGAGAAGACCATCGTGCTCGCGCTGCTCATCCAGCTGTTCGTCGCGGCGTTCTCCTCGTTCCTCGTCGTGGGCCTCGTCTCGCTGTACGACCCCGGGGCGGGCGAGGGGATCACCGTCGAGACGGCGGTCGCCGGCGACGACGCCCGACAGCTCCTGGCGGCGGTCGGCGAGGCGGACGCGATGGAGGGCCGGCTGTACGACTCGACCGGGGCGGCGGCGGACGCGTTCGCCGACCGCCGGGTCGACGCGGCGCTGCTCGTGACGGAGACGCCGGGGAACCGGTACGAGGTCCGGGTGCTGGTGCCCGACGGGAACGTCGGCACGACGGTCGTCGTGACCCAGGCACGGCAGGCGCTCCGCGCGTTCGAGCGCACCGAGCGCGGCCAGCGGGAGGCGTATCTCGAATCCCAGACTCTCGCGCTCCCGCACGGGTCGAACGCCTCGCCGTACTTCGGCTTCACCTACACGGTGCTGGTCCCGCTACTGTTGTTCCTCCCGGTGTTCATCGCCGGGTCGGTGACGGTCGACTCGCTCACCGAGGAGCTCGAACGCGGGACGCTCGAACTGCTCCGCGTCGCGCCGGTGACGATGACCGACATCGTGGAGGGGAAACTGCTGGCTGCGGCCGGGCTGGCACCGCTCCAGGCGGCGCTCTGGCTGGCGCTGCTCTCGTTCAACGGGACCGCCATCGCGCCGGGCACGTCGGCATTCGAGACGGCAGTCGGCGTCGCCGGCCTGCTCGCGCTCGTCGCGGCCGCGGCGGCCATCGTGACGTCGATGGGCGCGACGCTCGCGCTCGTCGCGCCGGACCGCCGGGCCGCACAGACGGTGTACTCGGTCGGCGTCCTCGGCCTGTTCGGCGCGGCGGCGCTCTCGCCCGTCAATCCGGCGAACGTCGGCGCGCGGCTGGCGGTCGGGAGCGCGGACGCGGCGACGTTCCTGACCGTCGGCGCGCTGGTCGTCGGCGGCGTGGCCGCGCTTCTGGGCGCACGGCACGTGGTCGGTCGGTACTCGCCAGCGTAGGCGAAGGGGATCGAACCGGTCCCGGAGACGGCGGACGCGGGATCCCGGCGTCGACGCCTATCGGGCCAGCGTCTCGACGACCGTCTCCTCGGCACAGACCAGGTTGTACGCGCCCTCGTCGTCGTT
Protein-coding regions in this window:
- a CDS encoding ABC transporter permease, encoding MARRELASLRSEKTIVLALLIQLFVAAFSSFLVVGLVSLYDPGAGEGITVETAVAGDDARQLLAAVGEADAMEGRLYDSTGAAADAFADRRVDAALLVTETPGNRYEVRVLVPDGNVGTTVVVTQARQALRAFERTERGQREAYLESQTLALPHGSNASPYFGFTYTVLVPLLLFLPVFIAGSVTVDSLTEELERGTLELLRVAPVTMTDIVEGKLLAAAGLAPLQAALWLALLSFNGTAIAPGTSAFETAVGVAGLLALVAAAAAIVTSMGATLALVAPDRRAAQTVYSVGVLGLFGAAALSPVNPANVGARLAVGSADAATFLTVGALVVGGVAALLGARHVVGRYSPA